One genomic window of Microbacterium testaceum StLB037 includes the following:
- the paaB gene encoding 1,2-phenylacetyl-CoA epoxidase subunit PaaB, whose translation MATPGGSPAETWPLWEVFVRANRGLSHVHVGSLHAPDAELAVRNARDLYTRRGEGVSVWVVPSDAVTTSDPGQKGAFFESPAGKNYRHAVYYTASEGVPHL comes from the coding sequence ATGGCGACCCCGGGCGGTAGCCCCGCCGAGACCTGGCCCCTGTGGGAGGTGTTCGTCCGTGCGAACCGCGGCCTCAGCCACGTGCACGTCGGTTCGCTCCACGCCCCCGACGCCGAGCTCGCCGTGCGCAATGCGCGCGACCTCTACACCCGTCGGGGCGAGGGCGTGTCGGTGTGGGTCGTGCCTTCGGACGCCGTGACCACGAGCGATCCGGGACAGAAGGGTGCCTTCTTCGAGTCGCCGGCGGGCAAGAACTACCGGCACGCGGTCTACTACACCGCGTCCGAGGGGGTGCCGCACCTGTGA
- a CDS encoding HAD family hydrolase, translated as MADTAIFDVDGTLVDTNYQHALAWYRSFLRFDIVLPIWRIHRAIGMGGDQLVPSLTSDDVENAHGEALRAAWTEEFEPFIDEVRPFNGAHDLLVAVKERGFQVVLASSGKSDHVEHFLDLVDARDLADAWTTSDDVEASKPAPDLVQTALDRVPGSGGIMIGDSPWDAIAAAKAHIPTVAVRTGGFAPEELRDAGAVEVFDSLRDLIAGLDDTPLARAGS; from the coding sequence ATGGCCGACACCGCGATCTTCGACGTCGACGGCACCCTCGTCGACACCAACTACCAGCACGCCCTCGCGTGGTACCGCTCGTTCCTCCGGTTCGACATCGTGCTGCCGATCTGGCGTATCCACCGGGCGATCGGCATGGGCGGCGACCAGCTCGTCCCCTCCCTCACGAGCGACGACGTCGAGAACGCGCACGGCGAGGCGCTGCGCGCCGCGTGGACCGAGGAGTTCGAGCCCTTCATCGACGAGGTCCGCCCCTTCAACGGCGCCCACGACCTGCTCGTCGCGGTGAAGGAGCGCGGTTTCCAGGTGGTGCTCGCGAGCTCCGGCAAGAGTGACCACGTCGAGCACTTCCTCGACCTCGTCGACGCGCGCGATCTCGCCGACGCGTGGACCACCTCCGACGACGTCGAGGCCAGCAAGCCCGCGCCCGATCTCGTGCAGACCGCGCTCGACCGGGTTCCCGGCTCCGGCGGGATCATGATCGGCGACTCCCCCTGGGATGCCATCGCCGCGGCGAAGGCGCACATCCCCACGGTCGCGGTGCGCACCGGCGGCTTCGCGCCGGAGGAGCTTCGGGATGCCGGGGCGGTCGAGGTCTTCGACAGCCTCCGCGACCTGATCG
- the paaA gene encoding 1,2-phenylacetyl-CoA epoxidase subunit PaaA: MTMTAPLPDAAEGEAMFDALIEADGRIEPRDWMPEGYRRTLIRQISQHAHSEIIGMQPEGAWITRAPSLKRKSILLAKVQDEAGHGLYLYSAAQTLGITRDEMTQQLVDGKARYSSIFNYPTPTWADMGAIGWLVDGAAICNQVPLCRASYGPYGRAMVRICKEESFHQRQGFEILLTLMQGTDEQREMAQDAVNRWYWPSLMMFGPPDDDSPNSAQSTAWNIKRFSNDVLRQRFVSMLVPQAAVLGVTLPDPDLRFNEETGEYDMGEIDWSEFHEVLAGRGPLNTMRRQHRRDAHEEGAWVREAAAAYAAKKSAKVAA; encoded by the coding sequence ATGACGATGACCGCCCCCCTTCCCGACGCCGCTGAGGGCGAGGCGATGTTCGACGCCCTCATCGAGGCGGACGGTCGCATCGAGCCTCGGGACTGGATGCCGGAGGGCTACCGCCGCACGCTGATCCGTCAGATCTCCCAGCACGCGCACTCCGAGATCATCGGCATGCAGCCGGAGGGAGCCTGGATCACCCGGGCGCCCAGCCTCAAGCGCAAGTCGATCCTGCTGGCGAAGGTGCAGGATGAAGCGGGCCACGGCCTCTACCTCTACTCGGCCGCGCAGACGCTCGGCATCACGCGCGACGAGATGACGCAGCAGCTCGTCGACGGCAAGGCACGCTACTCGTCGATCTTCAACTACCCGACCCCGACGTGGGCCGACATGGGCGCGATCGGCTGGCTCGTCGACGGAGCCGCGATCTGCAACCAGGTGCCGCTGTGCCGCGCCTCCTACGGACCCTACGGGCGCGCGATGGTGCGCATCTGTAAAGAGGAGTCGTTCCACCAGCGCCAGGGGTTCGAGATCCTTCTCACCCTCATGCAGGGCACCGACGAGCAGCGTGAGATGGCTCAGGATGCCGTGAACCGCTGGTACTGGCCGAGTCTGATGATGTTCGGTCCTCCCGACGACGATTCGCCCAATTCGGCGCAGTCGACGGCGTGGAACATCAAGCGCTTCAGCAACGACGTGCTCCGTCAGCGTTTCGTCTCGATGCTCGTGCCGCAGGCGGCGGTGCTCGGGGTGACGCTGCCCGACCCCGACCTGCGCTTCAACGAGGAGACGGGCGAGTACGACATGGGCGAGATCGACTGGAGCGAGTTCCACGAGGTGCTCGCCGGCCGCGGACCGCTGAACACGATGCGCCGCCAGCACCGCCGCGACGCGCACGAAGAAGGTGCGTGGGTGCGCGAGGCCGCCGCGGCGTACGCCGCGAAGAAGAGCGCCAAGGTGGCCGCCTGA